A single genomic interval of Patescibacteria group bacterium harbors:
- a CDS encoding valine--tRNA ligase codes for MESAYEPKKYESKIYKLWEESGFFNPDNLPNQDGEAYSIMIAPPNITGSLHMGHALENTISDILIRHYRMKGFKTLWLPGTDHAGIATQNVVEKDLKKQNLTRIDLGKEKFLEKIWEWREKYGDIILNQLKQLGCSLDWSRTRFTMDENYQAAVKKAFEHYLEKGMIYQGEKVINWCIKDQTALSDLELEYVEEKGKLWHIKYPIKDSNDFIEVATTRPETMLGDTAVAVNPADLRYKKLIGQTVIVPIINREVPIIADQMVDKDFGTGAVKITPAHDMADSDTGERHNLKFIKVINEIGKIINVNDEFNGKKIIEARELVISKLKELGLLVKEEEITHNVAKCYRCGSTVEPMLSKQWFLKTKLLAEKVLTAIEKNEVVYKPERWKKIAEEWLKNIRDWCISRQIWWGHNIPMEGNSNTFDTWFSSALWPFATLGWPKQTEDLKKFYPSNVITSARDILHLWITRMIFSGIEFMGEVPFKEVYIHPTILALDGKRMSKSLGTGIDPLVLIEKYGADATRFGLILQINHDQQAVRFDERSLISSKNFINKLWNISRFIQMKCEENKSDSISSLKPITLADQWILSRMSSLTDSITKKIEKYELGEAAKELYEFTWHEFADWYLEISKFQNENPETQNNTVFILKSAILNLLKLLHPFIPFVTEEIYGQLTGLKQNNDLLIIAKWPEIDKELINPASEEEFEKIKNLVIKIRNWRMEQKITFKEIVDYNLESEDKKTSTNPELKDLIEKLTKVTLKN; via the coding sequence ATGGAATCGGCTTACGAACCAAAAAAATACGAATCAAAAATTTATAAACTCTGGGAAGAGAGCGGTTTTTTTAATCCGGATAATTTACCTAACCAAGATGGAGAAGCCTACAGCATAATGATTGCTCCGCCAAACATCACCGGTTCTCTTCATATGGGTCATGCCTTGGAGAATACCATTTCCGATATTTTAATTCGCCATTACAGAATGAAAGGATTTAAAACTCTTTGGCTCCCGGGCACGGATCACGCCGGCATTGCCACTCAAAATGTAGTGGAGAAAGATTTAAAAAAACAAAATTTAACCCGCATTGATTTGGGCAAGGAAAAATTTTTGGAAAAAATTTGGGAATGGCGGGAAAAATACGGCGACATAATTTTAAATCAGCTTAAACAATTGGGTTGTTCATTGGATTGGAGCCGCACCCGTTTCACCATGGATGAAAATTATCAAGCAGCGGTCAAAAAAGCCTTTGAACATTATTTGGAAAAAGGCATGATTTACCAGGGCGAAAAAGTGATTAATTGGTGCATTAAAGATCAAACCGCGCTTTCTGATTTGGAATTGGAATACGTGGAAGAAAAAGGCAAACTTTGGCATATTAAATATCCGATTAAAGATTCAAATGATTTTATTGAAGTGGCCACCACCCGTCCGGAAACAATGCTCGGAGACACGGCCGTGGCCGTAAATCCGGCTGATTTGCGCTATAAAAAATTAATCGGCCAAACAGTAATCGTGCCGATTATAAATCGCGAAGTGCCGATTATCGCCGATCAAATGGTGGACAAAGATTTTGGCACCGGAGCGGTAAAAATTACGCCGGCTCACGACATGGCTGACAGTGACACTGGCGAACGCCATAATTTAAAATTTATCAAAGTAATCAATGAAATCGGAAAAATTATCAATGTTAATGATGAATTTAACGGCAAAAAAATTATTGAAGCGCGAGAGTTGGTAATCAGTAAATTGAAAGAACTGGGATTATTGGTTAAAGAAGAAGAGATAACTCATAATGTGGCCAAATGCTATCGCTGCGGTTCTACGGTGGAACCAATGCTTTCAAAACAATGGTTTTTAAAGACAAAACTTTTGGCTGAAAAAGTTTTAACAGCCATAGAAAAAAATGAAGTGGTTTACAAACCTGAACGATGGAAAAAAATCGCCGAAGAATGGCTGAAAAATATTCGCGATTGGTGCATTTCTCGCCAAATTTGGTGGGGGCACAATATTCCCATGGAAGGCAATTCAAACACTTTTGATACTTGGTTTTCTTCCGCTCTCTGGCCTTTCGCCACTTTGGGCTGGCCAAAACAAACTGAAGATTTAAAAAAATTTTATCCCTCAAATGTGATCACTTCAGCCAGAGATATTTTGCATCTTTGGATTACGCGCATGATTTTTTCCGGAATTGAATTTATGGGCGAAGTGCCGTTTAAAGAAGTTTATATCCACCCCACAATTCTCGCTTTGGACGGGAAACGAATGTCCAAATCATTGGGTACAGGCATTGATCCCTTGGTGCTGATTGAAAAATACGGCGCTGATGCGACTCGCTTCGGTTTGATTCTCCAAATAAATCATGATCAACAAGCGGTTCGTTTTGACGAGAGATCTTTAATTTCATCAAAAAATTTCATCAATAAACTCTGGAATATAAGTCGCTTTATTCAAATGAAATGCGAAGAAAATAAATCTGATTCCATTTCATCCTTAAAGCCTATAACATTGGCTGACCAATGGATTCTCTCGCGAATGAGTTCTCTTACGGATTCAATCACGAAAAAAATAGAAAAATACGAACTCGGCGAAGCGGCTAAAGAACTTTATGAATTTACTTGGCATGAGTTCGCTGATTGGTATTTGGAAATATCAAAATTCCAAAATGAAAATCCGGAAACGCAAAACAATACAGTCTTTATTCTAAAATCCGCCATTTTGAATTTACTGAAACTTCTCCATCCGTTTATCCCGTTTGTTACCGAGGAAATTTACGGCCAATTGACCGGCTTGAAACAAAATAATGATTTGCTGATAATCGCAAAATGGCCAGAGATTGACAAAGAACTTATCAACCCGGCCTCGGAAGAAGAATTTGAAAAAATAAAAAATCTGGTCATAAAAATCAGAAATTGGAGAATGGAACAGAAAATCACTTTTAAAGAAATCGTTGATTATAATCTTGAGTCAGAAGACAAAAAAACATCAACAAATCCGGAATTAAAAGATTTAATTGAGAAATTGACCAAGGTAACGCTAAAAAATTAA
- the tsaE gene encoding tRNA (adenosine(37)-N6)-threonylcarbamoyltransferase complex ATPase subunit type 1 TsaE yields the protein MKKIITHSEKQTLNLGKKIAKKLVGGEVLALNGELGSGKTVLIKGIAAELGIKKHITSPTFVVMKIYSVKSLKICHIDAYRLNSGQDLINIGVKDWSAKPNTVTVIEWAERVKNILPKDTITIKLKLGKKKNERIITVNNNL from the coding sequence ATGAAAAAGATTATCACCCATTCTGAGAAACAAACCCTTAATTTGGGCAAAAAAATAGCCAAAAAACTTGTTGGCGGCGAAGTTTTGGCTTTAAACGGAGAATTGGGCAGCGGCAAAACAGTTTTAATCAAGGGAATTGCCGCTGAGTTGGGTATTAAAAAACATATTACCAGTCCGACTTTTGTGGTGATGAAAATATATTCTGTTAAATCTTTAAAAATATGCCATATTGACGCTTACCGACTAAATTCCGGTCAAGATTTAATTAATATTGGAGTAAAAGATTGGTCGGCTAAACCGAATACTGTAACCGTTATTGAATGGGCCGAACGAGTTAAAAATATCTTGCCAAAAGATACAATAACCATTAAACTTAAATTGGGAAAAAAGAAAAACGAAAGAATAATAACCGTAAATAATAATTTGTAG
- the tsaD gene encoding tRNA (adenosine(37)-N6)-threonylcarbamoyltransferase complex transferase subunit TsaD, with translation MIILGIETSCDETAASVIKTSGGKIEILSNIISSQIPIHRKYGGIIPEIAARAHIENILPVIQKSLEILKNKKIDLIAVTQGPGLVTSLLVGIETAKTFSYAKKIPLMGINHLKGHICANFINNEKIKFPALCLIVSGGHTELILMSSQTKYKKIGQTRDDAAGECFDKIAKLLNIGYPGGPAIAAKAAKPQTINQKLQVSLPRPMFNSPDFDFSFSGLKTAVFYLVQKNKNILTNDKTKNEFIQAVCAEAQQSIIDVLIKKTLNAGQKFKVKSIVLCGGVASNNELRKQFEEKIKNLTTKIDFHVPERKLCTDNAVMIATAAYLQYKNMQSGQIKKLTKNFQAIKVNPNLEI, from the coding sequence ATGATTATTTTAGGCATTGAAACATCTTGCGATGAAACAGCCGCCTCGGTTATTAAAACTTCGGGCGGTAAAATTGAAATTTTATCAAATATCATTTCTTCGCAAATACCGATTCATCGTAAATACGGCGGCATTATTCCGGAAATAGCGGCTCGGGCTCATATTGAAAATATATTGCCCGTTATTCAAAAATCATTGGAAATTCTGAAAAATAAAAAAATTGATTTAATCGCCGTTACTCAAGGACCGGGATTGGTAACTTCGCTTTTGGTCGGCATAGAAACCGCCAAGACTTTTTCTTATGCCAAAAAAATTCCTTTAATGGGTATTAATCATTTAAAAGGGCATATCTGCGCTAATTTCATTAATAACGAAAAAATTAAATTTCCGGCTCTTTGTCTGATTGTTTCCGGAGGACACACTGAATTGATTTTAATGTCCAGTCAAACAAAATACAAAAAAATCGGCCAAACGCGCGATGACGCGGCCGGAGAATGTTTTGACAAGATAGCCAAACTTCTTAATATCGGATATCCGGGGGGGCCGGCCATTGCCGCTAAAGCGGCAAAACCGCAAACTATAAACCAAAAACTACAAGTTAGTCTTCCTCGTCCGATGTTTAATTCGCCTGATTTTGATTTCAGTTTTTCCGGATTAAAAACAGCTGTTTTCTACCTGGTCCAAAAAAATAAAAATATTCTGACAAATGACAAAACAAAAAATGAATTCATTCAAGCCGTATGTGCCGAAGCGCAGCAATCAATTATTGATGTTTTAATCAAAAAAACTCTCAATGCCGGACAAAAATTCAAAGTAAAATCAATTGTTCTTTGCGGTGGTGTGGCATCAAACAACGAATTAAGAAAACAATTTGAAGAAAAAATTAAAAATCTGACAACAAAAATAGATTTCCATGTTCCCGAGAGAAAATTGTGCACTGATAACGCGGTTATGATTGCCACAGCGGCTTATTTACAGTATAAAAACATGCAATCAGGACAAATCAAAAAACTCACAAAAAATTTCCAAGCCATCAAAGTTAATCCTAACTTGGAAATTTAA